The following coding sequences are from one Gemmatimonadota bacterium window:
- a CDS encoding rhodanese-like domain-containing protein: MSVEQVMPDEAARLVESEGYAYIDVRSVPEFDQGHPAPAVNIPLLHADEQTGQMTPNPDFVRVVKANYAEDSKLVLGCRTGQRSNHAAQLLQSMGYQTVVNMRCGFSGEMTPFGQVVNPGWEEVALPVSYESGEGVSYASLEAKSEED; this comes from the coding sequence ATGAGCGTGGAGCAGGTCATGCCCGACGAGGCGGCCAGGCTGGTCGAATCGGAAGGGTACGCATACATCGATGTCCGGTCCGTTCCCGAATTCGACCAGGGCCATCCCGCGCCGGCCGTGAACATCCCGCTATTGCACGCGGACGAGCAGACCGGGCAGATGACGCCGAATCCCGATTTCGTCCGGGTGGTGAAGGCAAACTATGCGGAAGATTCGAAGCTGGTGCTGGGCTGCCGGACCGGCCAGCGGTCCAATCACGCCGCCCAACTGCTGCAGTCTATGGGATACCAGACGGTGGTCAACATGCGCTGCGGGTTCAGCGGGGAGATGACGCCCTTCGGCCAGGTCGTCAATCCCGGCTGGGAGGAAGTGGCCCTGCCGGTGAGCTACGAGAGCGGTGAAGGCGTGAGTTACGCGTCGCTGGAGGCGAAGTCGGAAGAGGACTGA
- the bshA gene encoding N-acetyl-alpha-D-glucosaminyl L-malate synthase BshA, translating into MNIGITCYPTYGGSGAIAAELGQALARKGHMVHFVSYSIPFRLQEYSQNISFHNVEVMPYPLFKYPPYTLALAAKMADVASEAELDILHVHYAVPHATCAFLARHMLRERDIKVITTLHGTDITLVGSDKSFYRVTRFSIEESQGVTAVSESLKRDTLSLFDIEQDIRVIPNFVDVDRFRRGDGHCDISNFVDEDEKVIVHVSNFRPVKRIGDIIRMYAEVRRKVKCKLLLVGEGPERIPMQELAGELGLQDGVVFMGEQEGVDRILSCSDLYLLPSEQESFGLSALEAMSCGVPVIGANAGGLPELVHHGETGYITEVGDIRQMVRHATVLLSDDAFRQTIGRQARQRVLDNFAEEAVVPQYESYYEEVLRG; encoded by the coding sequence ATGAACATCGGCATTACGTGTTACCCGACCTACGGAGGAAGCGGCGCCATCGCCGCCGAACTGGGACAGGCGCTGGCCCGGAAGGGGCACATGGTCCATTTCGTGAGCTATTCGATCCCCTTCCGCCTGCAGGAGTACAGCCAGAACATCTCCTTCCACAACGTGGAGGTCATGCCCTACCCGCTGTTCAAGTATCCGCCTTACACCCTCGCGCTCGCGGCGAAAATGGCCGATGTGGCGTCCGAGGCGGAACTGGACATCCTGCACGTGCACTACGCCGTGCCCCACGCCACCTGCGCCTTCCTGGCGCGGCACATGCTGCGCGAGCGGGACATCAAAGTCATCACGACCCTGCACGGCACCGACATCACCCTCGTGGGCAGCGACAAGTCCTTCTACCGGGTCACCCGGTTCAGCATCGAGGAAAGCCAGGGAGTCACCGCCGTATCCGAGTCCCTGAAGCGCGACACGCTGTCCCTCTTCGATATCGAGCAGGACATCCGGGTGATTCCCAATTTCGTGGATGTCGACCGGTTTCGCCGGGGGGACGGCCACTGCGACATCAGCAACTTCGTCGACGAGGACGAGAAGGTCATCGTGCACGTCTCGAATTTCCGGCCGGTCAAACGTATCGGCGATATCATCCGCATGTACGCGGAGGTCCGGCGCAAGGTCAAGTGCAAGCTGCTGCTGGTGGGGGAAGGACCGGAGCGTATCCCCATGCAGGAACTGGCCGGGGAACTGGGACTTCAGGACGGCGTTGTTTTCATGGGCGAGCAGGAAGGGGTGGACCGGATCCTCTCCTGTTCCGACCTTTATCTGCTTCCCAGCGAACAGGAGAGCTTCGGCCTGTCGGCCCTGGAGGCGATGAGCTGCGGCGTCCCGGTGATCGGCGCCAACGCCGGAGGCCTGCCGGAACTCGTGCACCACGGGGAGACGGGATACATCACCGAAGTGGGCGACATCCGGCAGATGGTCCGGCACGCCACGGTCCTGCTGTCCGACGACGCGTTCCGCCAGACCATCGGGAGGCAGGCGCGGCAGCGGGTGCTGGACAACTTCGCGGAAGAGGCCGTCGTCCCGCAGTATGAATCCTATTACGAAGAGGTGTTGCGGGGATAG
- the bshB1 gene encoding bacillithiol biosynthesis deacetylase BshB1, with product MKLDILAVSPHPDDVELHCGGLMIRFADLGYATGIVDMSRGEKGTRGTVDERAREAAAAAEILELSERLNLELPDARIGACETHRDALVDAIRRFRPELLLVPHEIARHPDHGATARLAKDAAFLAGLEKIETEHPAFRPRYLVFYLTHHRYQEPRPSFIVDITSTFGRKIEAVKAHRSQFHDPESTEPETFISRPEFLEEVEAQSRYYGQLIGARYGEPFVVREYLSIDDPLAHFAGRGEIK from the coding sequence ATGAAACTGGACATCCTGGCCGTATCCCCCCATCCCGACGACGTGGAACTGCACTGCGGAGGCCTGATGATCCGTTTCGCCGACCTGGGGTATGCCACCGGGATCGTCGATATGAGCCGGGGCGAGAAGGGGACCCGGGGGACAGTGGACGAGCGGGCCCGGGAGGCTGCGGCAGCGGCGGAGATCCTGGAGCTGTCCGAAAGGCTGAATCTCGAACTGCCGGATGCCCGCATCGGCGCCTGCGAGACCCACCGCGACGCCCTCGTGGACGCCATACGCCGATTCCGGCCCGAATTGCTGCTCGTTCCCCACGAAATCGCCCGTCATCCCGATCACGGAGCCACCGCCCGGCTGGCGAAAGACGCGGCCTTCCTGGCCGGCCTGGAGAAGATCGAAACGGAACACCCGGCTTTCCGGCCCCGGTACCTGGTCTTCTACCTCACTCACCACCGCTACCAGGAGCCCCGTCCATCGTTCATCGTCGACATCACCTCGACGTTCGGCCGCAAGATCGAGGCCGTGAAGGCCCACCGGTCGCAGTTCCACGACCCGGAGTCCACCGAGCCCGAAACGTTCATCAGCCGTCCGGAGTTCCTGGAAGAGGTCGAGGCCCAGAGCCGCTACTACGGACAGTTGATCGGCGCCCGGTACGGGGAGCCCTTCGTCGTCCGGGAATACCTCTCGATCGACGATCCGCTGGCTCACTTCGCGGGTAGAGGCGAGATCAAATGA
- the bshC gene encoding bacillithiol biosynthesis cysteine-adding enzyme BshC: MNSYAVDYCQVLPAPLLHAFLDDFESLRPFYAYDPRDPDVWPRAIEAVRSRTTPPPRKVLSRILEEQNTRYGADETVLDNARSLAVDDTYVVSTGQQTGLFTGPLYTIYKAVTAVRLARRVSEETGVRAVPVFWMAADDHDYAEINHVHVCRADGEALRFELSPDDPNDRRSASDRELGPGIGPLLGRFEEALPDSEYSPSAIDALRQHCTAEITLSDAFARLMTLLFRGQGLVLVDPTDPALKFHMSPVFEREIRDPLASTRSVLAVSGKLAEAGFQPQVSRSPDAVNLFLYQDGQRNALRYENERFSNRDRSLSFTEKDLLELLDEAPERFTHNVITRPLVQDTLFPTLTYIGGPAEIAYYGQLGGVYRQYGLPFPVVYPRASHTLVGARTARVLEKHGLALSHFVQGIESVVDRKLRDDMPVHITEGLRAARGDVKAHYRNLKGHMTTIDPGLIRIVEASERKTNFALGRLEEKTLRALKKADGVMRSQIIRADRQLYPNGQLQERIANIWQYVALHGFDVMRTLFEATDETDFRHRITLL, from the coding sequence ATGAACTCTTATGCAGTGGACTACTGCCAGGTGTTGCCTGCACCCCTGCTGCATGCCTTTCTCGACGATTTCGAGTCGTTGCGGCCGTTCTACGCCTACGATCCCCGCGATCCGGATGTCTGGCCCCGCGCGATCGAGGCCGTAAGGTCCCGCACAACGCCCCCGCCGCGAAAGGTCCTCTCCCGGATACTGGAGGAACAGAACACCCGGTACGGCGCGGACGAGACGGTACTCGACAACGCCCGGTCCCTCGCCGTGGACGATACCTACGTGGTTTCCACCGGACAGCAGACGGGACTGTTCACCGGGCCGCTCTATACCATCTACAAGGCCGTCACGGCCGTGAGGCTGGCGAGGCGGGTGTCGGAGGAAACCGGCGTACGGGCCGTGCCCGTCTTCTGGATGGCCGCCGACGACCACGACTACGCCGAGATCAACCACGTCCACGTCTGCCGGGCGGACGGGGAGGCGCTTCGGTTCGAATTGAGTCCCGACGACCCCAATGACCGCCGGTCCGCAAGCGACCGGGAGCTCGGTCCGGGGATAGGACCGCTGCTCGGGCGATTCGAGGAGGCCCTGCCTGACTCGGAGTACAGCCCCTCCGCTATCGACGCGCTTCGGCAGCACTGTACCGCCGAGATCACGCTTTCCGATGCCTTCGCCCGGCTCATGACACTGCTCTTCCGGGGACAGGGCCTGGTCCTCGTAGACCCCACCGACCCGGCGCTTAAATTCCATATGAGTCCCGTTTTCGAACGGGAAATCCGGGACCCGCTCGCATCCACGCGCTCGGTCCTGGCGGTTTCAGGCAAACTGGCCGAAGCCGGGTTCCAACCCCAGGTCTCCCGGTCCCCGGACGCGGTGAACCTGTTTCTGTACCAGGACGGGCAGCGCAATGCCCTGCGCTACGAGAACGAACGGTTCAGCAACCGGGACCGCAGTCTGTCCTTTACCGAAAAGGACCTGCTGGAATTGCTCGATGAGGCGCCCGAGCGATTCACCCATAACGTCATCACCCGGCCCCTGGTGCAGGACACGCTGTTTCCGACGCTGACCTATATCGGCGGTCCGGCGGAAATCGCCTACTACGGGCAACTCGGCGGCGTGTACCGCCAGTACGGCCTGCCCTTCCCCGTGGTCTATCCCCGCGCGTCCCATACGCTGGTAGGCGCGAGGACCGCCCGGGTCCTGGAGAAACACGGCCTGGCCCTTTCCCATTTCGTCCAGGGTATCGAATCCGTGGTCGACCGGAAACTGCGGGATGACATGCCGGTGCATATCACCGAGGGATTACGGGCCGCCCGGGGAGACGTGAAAGCCCACTACCGGAACCTGAAGGGACACATGACGACCATCGACCCCGGGCTGATCCGGATCGTCGAAGCCTCGGAGCGGAAGACCAACTTCGCCCTGGGAAGGCTGGAAGAAAAGACCCTCCGGGCCCTGAAGAAGGCGGACGGCGTCATGCGCAGCCAGATTATCAGGGCGGACCGCCAACTCTATCCGAACGGACAGTTGCAGGAACGGATAGCCAACATCTGGCAGTATGTCGCCCTACACGGCTTCGACGTCATGAGGACGCTCTTCGAGGCCACTGACGAGACCGATTTCAGACACAGGATCACGCTCCTATGA